The following are encoded together in the Pseudodesulfovibrio indicus genome:
- a CDS encoding NirD/YgiW/YdeI family stress tolerance protein, with protein MKRFSLALMLVATVFVATAFAANSFADSFTAHSVKVQTVADAKVSAVDTGVVLSGKVVKVINDHEFLFSDSTGELLVLTNGQKLDEALLSGPVDITGQIVQDFMYTQVKADSITAHN; from the coding sequence ATGAAGCGTTTTTCCCTGGCTCTGATGCTTGTCGCTACCGTATTTGTCGCCACCGCGTTTGCCGCCAACTCCTTTGCCGATTCCTTCACCGCCCACAGCGTGAAGGTCCAGACCGTTGCCGACGCCAAGGTGTCCGCCGTGGATACCGGCGTTGTCCTGTCGGGCAAGGTCGTGAAGGTCATCAACGACCATGAGTTCCTGTTTTCCGACAGCACCGGCGAGCTGCTGGTGCTGACCAACGGCCAGAAGCTGGACGAGGCGCTGCTGTCCGGTCCGGTCGACATCACCGGGCAGATCGTCCAGGATTTCATGTACACCCAGGTGAAGGCCGATTCCATCACTGCGCACAACTAG
- a CDS encoding ABC transporter ATP-binding protein, giving the protein MTMLSIDNLGKVFPSNKGDVVALENIDLTVNRGELAVIVGPSGCGKSTLLNIVAGLELASSGAAVLEGSPITGPGADRGMVFQSYTLFPWLTVRKNVEFGLRLKGVPAAERAAIARRYIELVGLAEFENALPRELSGGMKQRVAIARVLANKPVMLLMDEPFGALDAQTRLLLQELLLDVWRKESSTILFITHDIDEAILLADNVYIMSRRPGRIKARVPVDIPRPRDHKASLTPEFSRIKSQIMELLWEEITPA; this is encoded by the coding sequence ATGACCATGCTCTCCATCGACAACCTGGGCAAGGTCTTCCCGTCCAACAAGGGGGACGTGGTCGCCCTGGAGAACATCGACCTGACCGTGAACCGAGGAGAGCTGGCGGTCATCGTCGGTCCCAGCGGGTGCGGCAAGTCCACCCTGCTGAACATCGTGGCCGGGCTGGAGCTGGCCTCGTCGGGCGCGGCGGTGCTCGAAGGCAGCCCCATCACCGGGCCGGGCGCGGACCGGGGCATGGTTTTTCAGTCCTACACCCTGTTCCCCTGGCTGACCGTTCGCAAGAACGTGGAGTTCGGCCTGCGCCTCAAGGGGGTGCCCGCCGCGGAGCGCGCGGCCATCGCCCGGCGCTACATCGAGCTGGTCGGGCTGGCCGAGTTCGAGAACGCCCTGCCCAGGGAGCTCTCCGGCGGTATGAAGCAGCGCGTGGCCATCGCCCGCGTGCTGGCCAACAAGCCGGTCATGCTGCTCATGGACGAGCCGTTCGGCGCCCTCGACGCCCAGACCCGGCTGCTGCTCCAGGAGCTGCTCCTGGACGTCTGGCGCAAGGAATCGAGCACCATCCTGTTCATCACCCACGACATCGACGAGGCCATCCTGCTGGCCGACAACGTCTACATCATGTCCAGGCGTCCGGGCCGGATCAAGGCCCGCGTGCCCGTGGACATCCCCCGCCCGCGCGACCACAAGGCCTCGCTGACCCCGGAGTTCTCGCGGATCAAGTCGCAGATCATGGAGCTGCTCTGGGAGGAGATCACCCCGGCCTAA
- a CDS encoding ABC transporter permease, whose translation MKQRIPTVRIGAWLAVASLSAVFAIWAALAYTGSVKPLFLPPPHKVFLSFGEMYREGILFSYTWDSVYRVMVGWSLAALLAVPLGLLIATSRRASHMIAPVMEFARYLPVVALVPLTLLYFGIGDAQKFAIIFLGTFFQLVLMVADSVGAVPADLSRAAATLGANRMQTYRLVLFPGALPGIMDDLRITVGWAWTYLVVAELVAANSGLGYMILRAQRFLAIDRIFAGLIIIGVLGLLTDYLFKLLARVITPWSEKR comes from the coding sequence ATGAAACAACGAATCCCGACGGTGCGGATAGGGGCGTGGCTGGCTGTTGCGTCCCTGTCCGCCGTTTTCGCCATCTGGGCCGCGCTGGCCTACACCGGCTCGGTCAAGCCGCTGTTCCTGCCCCCGCCGCACAAGGTGTTCCTGTCCTTCGGCGAGATGTACCGCGAGGGCATCCTCTTCTCCTACACCTGGGACAGCGTGTACCGGGTCATGGTCGGCTGGTCCCTGGCGGCCCTGCTGGCCGTGCCGCTCGGGCTGCTCATCGCCACCTCCCGGCGCGCCTCGCACATGATCGCCCCGGTCATGGAGTTCGCGCGCTACCTGCCGGTGGTCGCCCTGGTGCCCCTGACCCTGCTCTATTTCGGCATCGGCGACGCCCAGAAGTTCGCCATCATCTTCCTCGGCACCTTCTTCCAGCTGGTGCTGATGGTCGCGGACAGCGTGGGCGCGGTGCCCGCCGACCTGAGCCGGGCCGCCGCCACCCTGGGGGCCAACCGGATGCAGACCTACCGGCTGGTCCTGTTCCCCGGCGCGCTGCCGGGGATCATGGACGACCTGCGCATCACCGTGGGCTGGGCCTGGACCTACCTGGTGGTGGCCGAGCTGGTGGCCGCAAACTCCGGGCTGGGCTACATGATCCTGCGCGCCCAGCGGTTCCTGGCCATCGACCGCATCTTCGCCGGGCTGATCATCATCGGCGTGCTCGGCCTGCTGACCGACTACCTTTTCAAGCTGCTCGCGCGCGTCATAACCCCCTGGAGCGAGAAACGATGA
- a CDS encoding ABC transporter substrate-binding protein, producing the protein MKRFVLLACALLLCASTAFAGTPVKVAHATWVGYGPLYIAKELGYFEKEGLDVDLVIIEDEAQYAAALASGNIDGLGNVLDREVIHYAKGTPEVVVFAMDESSGGDGVIASGEIKTVADLKGKTVGLDKSSTSYFFFLSILAKNGVDEKDINITEMGASDAGAAFVAGSIDAAVSWEPWLSNASQRDGGHVLVSSKEMPKTIVDVFVLNGDFVKAHPEVPAKMTKCWNQAIAWYGQNADKGNEIMAKAMALETQEMADMASGVTFIGKDDNKAFFDKAQANSIYEVAERAITFWKSKGIITEDVDVDKLISPEYVNAE; encoded by the coding sequence ATGAAACGTTTTGTCCTGTTGGCCTGCGCGCTGCTTCTCTGTGCTTCCACCGCTTTTGCCGGTACGCCGGTGAAGGTGGCCCACGCCACCTGGGTCGGCTACGGCCCGCTGTATATCGCCAAGGAACTCGGCTATTTCGAAAAGGAAGGGCTGGACGTGGACCTGGTCATCATCGAGGATGAGGCCCAGTACGCCGCCGCCCTCGCTTCCGGCAACATCGACGGCCTGGGCAACGTGCTCGACCGCGAGGTCATCCATTACGCCAAGGGCACTCCCGAGGTCGTGGTCTTCGCCATGGACGAGTCCTCGGGCGGCGACGGCGTGATCGCCTCCGGCGAGATCAAGACCGTGGCCGATCTCAAGGGCAAGACCGTGGGGCTGGACAAGTCCTCCACCTCCTATTTCTTCTTCCTTTCCATCCTGGCCAAGAACGGCGTGGACGAGAAGGACATCAACATCACCGAGATGGGCGCTTCCGACGCGGGCGCGGCCTTCGTGGCCGGCTCCATCGACGCCGCCGTGTCCTGGGAGCCCTGGCTGAGCAACGCAAGCCAGCGCGACGGCGGCCACGTGCTGGTCTCCTCCAAGGAGATGCCCAAGACCATCGTGGACGTGTTCGTCCTGAACGGCGACTTCGTCAAGGCGCACCCCGAGGTGCCGGCCAAGATGACCAAGTGCTGGAACCAGGCCATCGCCTGGTACGGCCAGAACGCGGACAAGGGCAACGAGATCATGGCCAAGGCCATGGCCCTGGAGACCCAGGAAATGGCCGACATGGCCTCGGGCGTGACCTTCATCGGCAAGGACGACAACAAGGCGTTCTTCGACAAGGCCCAGGCCAACAGCATCTACGAGGTCGCCGAGCGCGCCATCACCTTCTGGAAGTCCAAGGGCATCATCACCGAAGACGTGGACGTGGACAAGCTGATCAGCCCCGAATACGTCAACGCCGAGTAG
- a CDS encoding zinc ribbon domain-containing protein YjdM, which translates to MENIPNCPKCNCEYVYSDGTLFVCPECSHEFQDGDVQEKVYKDVNGTVLVDGDTVVVTQDLKVKGASGPIKKGTKVKNIRLIEPEDGVHDISCKIPGFGAMLLKTSVVKKG; encoded by the coding sequence ATGGAAAATATACCGAACTGTCCGAAGTGCAATTGCGAGTACGTGTATTCCGACGGGACCCTGTTCGTCTGTCCGGAGTGCAGCCACGAATTTCAGGACGGGGACGTTCAGGAAAAGGTGTACAAGGACGTGAACGGCACAGTCCTGGTGGACGGCGACACGGTCGTCGTGACCCAGGACCTGAAGGTCAAGGGCGCGTCCGGCCCCATCAAGAAGGGGACCAAGGTCAAGAATATCCGGCTGATCGAGCCCGAGGACGGGGTCCACGACATCTCCTGCAAGATTCCGGGATTCGGGGCCATGCTGCTCAAGACCTCGGTGGTCAAGAAGGGCTGA
- a CDS encoding YeiH family protein: MAEQVVEKNSEVVVDTAKSSWSDLWKKEDYWAIWLGFVILIVGAFIYFNNKPAGMEEKFAEANAVMTAEAQRAPFKTVAWYEAQTAKEKIKAKNQPIGKSIASLMAHPKSWSTNPLDAFIQTSEQAEAKNAKGMPKYEAAKAAAAEGKVAALAAQAKAEAASFQSAELNAEASSAIEAWLKLRSKASSAKKKIGNKPYNLFPGLIALFVGFGAIFALGMHFIDGDSKRFLKGFGLVFGVSVLAYMMAGQATMKQYGIGDAAWAIAIGLIISNTIGTPDWAKKALQVEFFIKTGLVLLGAEVLFNKIVAIGIPGIFVAWVVTPVVLITTFIFGQKVIKMPSKTLNMTISADMSVCGTSAAIAAAAACKAKKEELTLAIGLSLVFTSIMMVVMPAIIKATGMPYILGGAWMGGTIDATGAVAAAGAFLSEKALYVAATIKMIQNVLIGVTAFGIAIYWCTKVECVEGQKVSAMEIWHRFPKFVLGFLTASVIFSIAYSVLGSDSGFTMVDQGVLRGFSRLFRGWFFCLSFAAIGLATNFRELKHYFKGGKPLILYVCGQSLNLALTLAMAYLMFYVVFPDITSKI, encoded by the coding sequence ATGGCAGAACAAGTCGTGGAGAAGAATTCCGAAGTCGTTGTCGACACGGCAAAGTCTTCGTGGTCCGATCTCTGGAAGAAAGAGGATTACTGGGCCATCTGGCTCGGCTTCGTCATCCTCATCGTCGGGGCCTTCATCTATTTCAACAACAAGCCCGCCGGGATGGAAGAGAAGTTCGCCGAGGCCAACGCCGTGATGACCGCCGAGGCCCAGCGCGCCCCGTTCAAGACCGTTGCCTGGTACGAGGCCCAGACCGCCAAGGAGAAGATCAAGGCCAAGAATCAGCCCATCGGCAAGAGCATCGCCAGCCTGATGGCCCATCCCAAGTCCTGGTCCACCAACCCGCTGGACGCCTTCATCCAGACCAGCGAGCAGGCCGAGGCCAAGAACGCCAAGGGCATGCCCAAGTACGAGGCCGCCAAGGCGGCCGCCGCCGAGGGCAAGGTTGCCGCGCTGGCCGCCCAGGCCAAGGCCGAGGCCGCGTCCTTCCAGAGCGCCGAGCTGAACGCCGAGGCGTCCTCCGCCATCGAGGCCTGGCTCAAGCTCCGCTCCAAGGCGTCCTCGGCCAAGAAGAAGATCGGCAACAAGCCGTACAACCTGTTCCCCGGCCTGATCGCCCTGTTCGTCGGCTTCGGGGCCATCTTCGCCCTGGGCATGCATTTCATCGACGGTGACAGCAAGCGGTTCCTGAAGGGCTTCGGCCTGGTCTTCGGAGTCAGCGTCCTGGCCTACATGATGGCCGGACAGGCGACCATGAAGCAGTACGGCATCGGCGACGCGGCCTGGGCCATCGCCATCGGCCTGATCATCTCCAACACCATCGGCACCCCCGACTGGGCCAAGAAGGCGCTGCAGGTCGAGTTCTTCATCAAGACCGGCCTGGTCCTGCTCGGCGCCGAGGTCCTCTTCAACAAGATCGTGGCCATCGGCATCCCCGGCATCTTCGTGGCCTGGGTGGTCACCCCCGTGGTGCTCATCACCACCTTCATCTTCGGCCAGAAGGTGATCAAGATGCCGTCCAAGACCCTGAACATGACCATCTCCGCCGACATGTCCGTGTGCGGCACCTCCGCCGCCATCGCCGCCGCCGCCGCGTGCAAGGCCAAGAAGGAGGAGCTGACCCTGGCCATCGGCCTGTCCCTGGTCTTCACCTCCATCATGATGGTGGTCATGCCCGCCATCATCAAGGCCACCGGCATGCCCTACATCCTGGGCGGCGCCTGGATGGGCGGCACCATCGACGCCACCGGGGCCGTGGCCGCCGCCGGCGCGTTCCTGTCCGAGAAGGCGCTTTACGTGGCCGCCACCATCAAGATGATCCAGAACGTGCTCATCGGCGTCACCGCCTTCGGCATCGCCATCTACTGGTGCACCAAGGTCGAATGCGTCGAGGGCCAGAAGGTCAGCGCCATGGAGATCTGGCACCGCTTCCCGAAATTCGTGCTGGGCTTCCTGACCGCGTCCGTGATCTTCTCCATCGCCTACTCGGTCCTCGGCTCCGACTCCGGCTTCACCATGGTAGACCAGGGCGTGCTGCGCGGCTTCTCCCGCCTGTTCCGCGGCTGGTTCTTCTGCCTGTCCTTTGCCGCCATCGGCCTGGCCACCAACTTCCGCGAGCTGAAGCACTACTTCAAGGGCGGCAAGCCGCTCATCCTGTACGTCTGCGGCCAGTCCCTCAACCTGGCCCTGACCCTGGCCATGGCGTACCTGATGTTCTACGTGGTCTTCCCCGACATCACTTCCAAGATATAA